A genomic segment from uncultured Alistipes sp. encodes:
- a CDS encoding valine--tRNA ligase, protein MQIADKYAPQQIEAKWYEYWIGHKLFHSEPDEREPYTIVIPPPNVTGMLHMGHMLNNTLQDVLVRRARMSGKNACWVPGMDHASIATEAKVVAMLREKGIEKSSLSRDEFLKYAWEWKEKYGGVILQQLRKLGASCDWDRTCFTMDEARTESVLRVFCDLYDKGRIYRGVRMVNWDPAAQTALSDEEVVFKESHGKLYYLRYRVEGADRTIIVATTRPETILGDTALCVNPEDPRYQDLPQDARVIVPLVGRSIPVIRDTYVDIGFGTGALKVTPAHDVNDYMLGEKYGLETIDIFNDDGTINDKVGLYVGQDRFDVRRQIEKDLDAAGLLEKAEEYTNNVGYSERTGVAIEPKLSMQWFLSMKELAEPATKAVMEDAIRFVPEKYKNTYRYWMENIKDWCISRQLWWGQRIPAWYLPKGGFVVAPTPEEALEKARAKAGDPALQLADLRQDEDVLDTWFSSWLWPISVFDGIRNPRNPEIEYYYPTNDLVTAPDIIFFWVARMIMAGYEYRQDKPFASVYFTGIVRDKIGRKMSKQLGNSPDPLDLIAQYGADGVRMAMLISSSAGNDVMFDEALCEQGRNFGNKIWNAFRLVNGWSVDPAAQQCENNRLAVAWFEQALARSLRQIDEDFKTYRISEAFKEVYRLFWDDFSSLYLEMVKPAFGQPVDAATLDATKGYFDALMRMLHPFMPFVTEEIWQALAPRRDGESICVAQMPQPAAEDAALLARFELVKEIVSSVRNIRNQKNLPQKEALALHVIADENYPAEFAPVITKMANLASIESVTEKDPAAAAFLVKTTQYFVPLAGKIDAEAEIKKLTDDLKYYEGFLASVMKKLSNERFVQSAPEKVVANERAKQADAEAKIAALKEQLAALK, encoded by the coding sequence ATGCAAATCGCCGACAAATACGCTCCGCAGCAAATCGAAGCCAAATGGTACGAATACTGGATCGGCCACAAGCTATTCCACTCGGAACCCGATGAGCGCGAACCCTATACGATCGTCATCCCGCCCCCCAACGTCACCGGAATGCTCCACATGGGACACATGCTCAACAACACCCTGCAGGATGTCCTCGTGCGGCGTGCCCGCATGTCCGGGAAGAACGCCTGCTGGGTTCCCGGCATGGACCACGCTTCGATCGCCACGGAGGCCAAGGTCGTCGCCATGCTCCGCGAAAAGGGAATCGAGAAGTCGTCGCTCTCGCGTGACGAATTCCTGAAATACGCCTGGGAGTGGAAGGAGAAGTACGGAGGCGTCATCCTCCAGCAGCTGCGAAAACTCGGCGCCTCGTGCGACTGGGACCGCACCTGCTTCACCATGGACGAGGCCCGCACCGAAAGCGTCCTGCGCGTCTTCTGCGACCTCTACGACAAGGGCAGGATCTACCGCGGCGTCCGCATGGTCAACTGGGACCCCGCCGCACAGACCGCCCTCTCCGACGAGGAGGTCGTCTTCAAGGAGTCCCACGGAAAACTCTACTACCTGCGCTACAGGGTCGAGGGCGCAGACCGCACGATCATCGTCGCCACGACACGTCCCGAGACCATCCTCGGCGATACGGCCCTCTGTGTCAACCCCGAGGACCCGCGCTATCAGGACCTGCCGCAGGATGCCCGCGTCATCGTGCCCCTGGTCGGCCGCTCGATCCCCGTCATCCGCGACACCTACGTCGACATCGGGTTCGGTACCGGCGCCCTGAAGGTCACCCCGGCCCACGACGTCAACGACTACATGCTCGGTGAAAAATACGGCCTGGAGACCATCGACATCTTCAACGACGACGGCACGATCAACGACAAGGTCGGCCTGTACGTCGGACAGGACCGTTTCGACGTCCGCCGCCAGATCGAGAAGGACCTCGATGCCGCCGGGCTCCTCGAAAAGGCCGAGGAGTACACCAACAACGTGGGCTATTCGGAGCGCACGGGCGTCGCCATCGAGCCGAAACTCTCGATGCAGTGGTTCCTCTCGATGAAGGAGCTCGCCGAACCCGCCACGAAGGCCGTCATGGAGGATGCAATCCGCTTCGTTCCCGAAAAGTACAAGAACACCTACCGCTACTGGATGGAGAACATCAAGGACTGGTGCATCTCGCGCCAGCTGTGGTGGGGACAGCGCATCCCGGCGTGGTATCTGCCCAAGGGCGGCTTCGTCGTCGCCCCGACGCCCGAAGAGGCGCTCGAAAAGGCCCGCGCAAAGGCCGGCGACCCGGCACTGCAGCTCGCCGACCTGCGCCAGGACGAGGATGTGCTCGACACCTGGTTCTCGTCGTGGTTGTGGCCCATCTCCGTCTTCGACGGAATCCGCAACCCCCGCAACCCCGAGATCGAATACTACTACCCCACGAACGACCTGGTTACGGCCCCCGACATCATCTTCTTCTGGGTTGCCCGCATGATCATGGCCGGGTATGAATACCGCCAGGACAAGCCCTTCGCCAGCGTCTACTTCACGGGCATCGTCCGCGACAAGATCGGACGCAAGATGTCCAAGCAGTTGGGCAACTCCCCCGACCCGCTCGACCTGATCGCCCAGTACGGCGCCGACGGCGTCCGCATGGCGATGCTCATCAGCTCGTCGGCCGGAAACGACGTGATGTTCGACGAGGCCCTCTGCGAACAGGGCCGCAACTTCGGAAACAAGATCTGGAATGCCTTCCGACTGGTCAACGGCTGGTCGGTCGACCCGGCCGCACAGCAGTGCGAGAACAACCGCCTGGCCGTCGCCTGGTTCGAGCAGGCTCTCGCCCGCTCGCTCCGCCAGATCGACGAGGACTTCAAGACCTACCGCATCTCCGAGGCTTTCAAGGAGGTCTACCGCCTCTTCTGGGACGACTTCAGCAGCCTCTACCTCGAAATGGTCAAGCCCGCTTTCGGCCAGCCGGTCGACGCCGCGACGCTCGATGCCACGAAGGGGTATTTCGATGCCCTGATGCGCATGCTGCACCCCTTCATGCCCTTCGTCACGGAGGAGATCTGGCAGGCCCTCGCCCCGCGCCGCGACGGCGAATCGATCTGCGTGGCGCAGATGCCGCAGCCCGCAGCCGAGGATGCCGCCCTGCTGGCCCGCTTCGAGCTCGTCAAGGAGATCGTCTCCTCGGTGCGCAACATCCGCAACCAGAAGAACCTTCCACAGAAGGAGGCCCTCGCGCTCCACGTCATCGCCGATGAGAACTATCCCGCGGAGTTCGCCCCCGTCATCACGAAGATGGCCAACCTCGCCTCGATCGAGTCCGTCACGGAGAAGGATCCCGCCGCTGCGGCCTTCCTCGTCAAGACGACCCAGTATTTCGTGCCGCTGGCCGGAAAGATCGACGCCGAGGCCGAGATCAAGAAACTGACGGACGACCTGAAATACTACGAGGGATTCCTCGCTTCGGTGATGAAGAAGCTCTCGAACGAACGCTTCGTACAGTCAGCTCCCGAGAAGGTCGTCGCCAACGAGCGCGCCAAGCAGGCCGATGCCGAAGCCAAGATCGCCGCACTCAAGGAGCAGCTCGCGGCCCTGAAATAG
- a CDS encoding TraR/DksA C4-type zinc finger protein, whose product MADERTRYSDAELEEFKQLILKKLENARADYELLRATITHTADNDTEDTSPTFKVLEEGAATLSKEESGRLAAHQMKFIRNLEMALVRIENKTYGICKTTGKLIPKERLMKVPHATECIEAKEGRK is encoded by the coding sequence ATGGCAGACGAAAGAACCCGATACAGTGATGCCGAACTCGAAGAGTTCAAGCAGCTTATCCTGAAAAAGCTCGAAAACGCGCGCGCGGACTACGAATTGCTCCGCGCCACGATCACGCACACGGCCGACAACGATACCGAAGATACCTCCCCGACCTTCAAGGTGCTGGAAGAGGGTGCAGCGACCCTTTCCAAAGAGGAGAGCGGGCGTCTCGCGGCCCATCAGATGAAGTTCATCCGCAACCTCGAAATGGCGCTCGTGCGCATCGAGAACAAGACCTACGGAATCTGCAAGACCACGGGAAAACTGATTCCCAAGGAGCGTCTGATGAAGGTTCCCCACGCCACGGAGTGCATCGAAGCCAAAGAGGGCCGCAAATAA
- the ileS gene encoding isoleucine--tRNA ligase, with translation MKFKEYKGLDLAGTAADVLGEWDARDTFHKSIETREGHPTFVFYEGPPSANGMPGIHHVLARTIKDVFCRYKTQQGYLVHRKAGWDTHGLPVELGVEKKLGITKEDIGKKISIEEYNRTCREAVMEFTDMWENLTRKMGYWVNMDDPYITYDNKYIESLWWLLKQLYDKGLLYKGYTIQPYSPAAGTGLSTHELNQPGCYRDVKDTTVVAQFRIRNPKPEMEGWGTPVFLAWTTTPWTLPSNTALCVGPKIDYVAVRSYNPYTGEKMTAVVAKALLNAHFNKKAEGIALEDYKPGDKLVPYEVVGEWKGPELVGMEYEQLLPWVKPVEMDADGNWKEASTKAFRVIAGDYVTTEDGTGIVHIAPTFGADDAFVARAAGIPSLFMINKKGETRPMVDLTGKFYLLDELDERFVSECVDVEAYREYEGRWVKNAYDPQFTVDGKYDEKAAQAAESLDIYICMKLKAAGLAFKIEKHVHNYPHCWRTDKPVLYYPLDSWFIRTTACKERMIELNRTIRWKPESTGTGRFGKWLENLNDWNLSRSRFWGTPLPIWATEDRSELKCIGSVEELMAEIEKSIQAGVMQHNPYENFKVGDMSKENYSTDRIDLHRPYVDSIVLVSSKGEPMRREPDLIDVWFDSGAMPYAQVHYPFENREKFGEVYPADFIAEGVDQTRGWFFTLHAIASMLFDSVAFRNIISNGLVLDKNGNKMSKRLGNAVDPFEVLDTYGPDATRWYMISNSQPWDNLKFDRDGVDEVRRKFFGTLYNTYSFFALYANVDGFTGREPEVPMEKRPEIDRWIISLLNTLVKEVTESLENYDPTPAARAIQEFVGENLSNWYVRLNRKRFWGGGMSEDKLAAYQTLYTCLETVVMLAAPFAPFITDRIFCDLNAVSGRHTDESVHLSTFPKADLSLIDNSLEERMDLAQKVSSMVLALRRKVSIKVRQPLMKILIPVLDPAMAGQIAAVRNLIMSEVNVKEIELIENTAGVITKRIKPNFKTLGPRYGKQMKQIAALVAGFSQEQIAEIEAAPETVLDIAGEKIVVTPADFEITSEDMPGWLVASEGKLTVALDITVTEELKAEGMARELINRIQNIRKDSGFEVTDKIRVEIERKPFVVEAIAQFADYIASQTLAVEVKAAAEPAGTFVVESEVDEEPLRIAVTKM, from the coding sequence ATGAAGTTCAAGGAGTATAAAGGACTCGACCTGGCAGGCACCGCCGCCGACGTGCTCGGAGAATGGGATGCCCGCGACACCTTCCACAAAAGCATCGAAACCCGTGAGGGGCATCCGACATTCGTATTCTACGAGGGTCCCCCCTCGGCAAACGGGATGCCCGGCATCCATCACGTCCTGGCCCGTACCATCAAGGACGTATTCTGCCGCTACAAAACCCAGCAGGGATACCTCGTACACCGCAAGGCCGGATGGGATACACACGGACTGCCCGTCGAACTGGGCGTCGAGAAGAAACTCGGAATCACCAAGGAGGATATCGGCAAGAAGATCTCCATCGAGGAGTACAACCGCACCTGCCGCGAAGCCGTCATGGAGTTCACCGACATGTGGGAGAACCTGACCCGAAAGATGGGATACTGGGTCAACATGGACGACCCCTACATCACCTACGACAACAAGTACATCGAGTCGCTGTGGTGGCTCCTCAAGCAGCTCTACGACAAGGGACTGCTCTACAAGGGCTACACCATTCAGCCCTACTCGCCCGCGGCCGGAACCGGGCTCTCGACCCACGAGCTGAACCAGCCCGGCTGCTACCGCGACGTCAAGGATACGACGGTCGTGGCACAGTTCCGCATCCGCAACCCCAAGCCCGAAATGGAGGGCTGGGGAACCCCTGTCTTCCTGGCCTGGACCACCACGCCCTGGACCCTGCCCTCGAATACGGCCCTCTGCGTCGGCCCGAAAATCGACTACGTGGCCGTGCGCAGCTACAACCCCTATACCGGTGAGAAGATGACCGCCGTGGTGGCCAAGGCCCTCCTGAACGCACACTTCAACAAGAAGGCCGAAGGCATCGCGCTGGAAGACTACAAGCCCGGCGACAAACTCGTCCCCTATGAGGTGGTCGGCGAGTGGAAGGGCCCCGAACTGGTCGGCATGGAGTACGAACAGCTGCTGCCCTGGGTCAAGCCCGTCGAGATGGATGCCGACGGAAACTGGAAGGAGGCCTCCACAAAGGCGTTCCGTGTCATCGCGGGCGACTATGTGACCACCGAGGACGGTACCGGTATCGTACACATCGCCCCGACATTCGGTGCCGACGACGCCTTCGTCGCCCGCGCCGCCGGGATCCCCTCGCTCTTCATGATCAACAAAAAGGGTGAGACCCGGCCGATGGTCGACCTCACCGGAAAATTCTACCTCCTCGACGAGTTGGACGAGCGTTTCGTGAGCGAGTGCGTCGATGTCGAGGCCTACAGGGAGTACGAGGGCCGCTGGGTCAAGAACGCCTACGATCCGCAGTTCACCGTCGACGGCAAGTACGACGAAAAGGCCGCACAGGCTGCCGAGTCGCTCGACATCTACATCTGCATGAAGTTGAAGGCCGCCGGGTTGGCCTTCAAGATCGAGAAGCACGTCCACAACTACCCCCATTGCTGGCGAACGGACAAACCCGTGCTCTACTACCCGCTCGACTCGTGGTTCATCCGCACGACGGCCTGCAAGGAGCGCATGATCGAGCTGAACCGCACGATCCGCTGGAAACCCGAATCGACCGGAACGGGACGCTTCGGCAAGTGGCTCGAAAACCTCAACGACTGGAACCTCTCGCGTTCGCGCTTCTGGGGCACGCCGCTCCCGATCTGGGCCACCGAGGACCGTTCGGAGCTGAAGTGCATCGGTTCGGTCGAGGAGCTCATGGCCGAGATCGAAAAATCAATCCAGGCCGGTGTGATGCAGCACAACCCTTATGAAAATTTCAAGGTCGGCGACATGTCGAAGGAGAACTACTCCACGGACCGCATCGACCTGCACCGTCCCTACGTCGATTCGATCGTGCTCGTCTCGTCAAAGGGCGAGCCCATGCGCCGCGAACCCGACCTGATCGATGTCTGGTTCGATTCGGGAGCCATGCCCTATGCCCAGGTCCACTACCCGTTCGAAAACAGGGAGAAGTTCGGGGAGGTCTATCCCGCCGACTTCATCGCCGAGGGTGTCGACCAGACCCGCGGATGGTTCTTCACGCTGCACGCCATCGCCTCGATGTTGTTCGACTCGGTGGCATTCCGGAACATCATCTCCAACGGACTGGTGCTCGACAAGAACGGAAACAAGATGTCCAAGCGGTTGGGGAATGCCGTCGACCCCTTCGAGGTGCTCGACACCTACGGTCCCGACGCAACCCGCTGGTACATGATCTCCAACTCCCAGCCCTGGGACAACCTCAAGTTCGACCGTGACGGTGTGGACGAGGTGCGCCGCAAGTTCTTCGGAACCCTCTACAACACCTATTCGTTCTTCGCGCTCTACGCCAACGTCGACGGATTCACCGGCCGGGAACCCGAGGTGCCGATGGAGAAACGACCCGAAATCGACCGCTGGATCATCTCGCTGCTCAACACGCTCGTCAAGGAGGTGACCGAATCGCTCGAAAATTACGACCCGACGCCTGCGGCCCGCGCCATCCAGGAGTTCGTCGGCGAAAACCTCTCGAACTGGTACGTCCGCCTCAACCGCAAGCGCTTCTGGGGCGGCGGCATGTCCGAGGACAAACTCGCGGCCTATCAGACGCTCTACACCTGTCTGGAGACCGTCGTGATGCTCGCGGCCCCCTTCGCACCGTTCATCACCGACCGCATCTTCTGCGACCTGAACGCCGTGAGCGGCCGCCACACCGATGAGTCCGTACACCTCTCGACCTTCCCCAAGGCCGACCTCTCGCTGATCGACAACAGCCTCGAAGAGCGCATGGACCTCGCACAGAAGGTCTCCTCGATGGTGCTGGCCCTGCGCCGCAAGGTCTCGATCAAGGTGCGCCAACCCCTGATGAAGATCCTCATCCCGGTGCTCGACCCCGCCATGGCCGGGCAGATCGCCGCCGTCAGGAATCTCATCATGAGCGAGGTGAACGTCAAGGAGATCGAACTCATCGAGAACACCGCAGGAGTCATCACAAAGCGCATCAAACCCAACTTCAAGACCCTCGGCCCGCGCTACGGGAAGCAGATGAAGCAGATCGCCGCCCTGGTGGCCGGATTCTCCCAGGAGCAGATCGCAGAAATCGAAGCCGCACCCGAAACCGTACTCGACATCGCCGGGGAGAAGATCGTCGTGACGCCCGCCGACTTCGAAATCACCTCCGAGGACATGCCCGGATGGCTCGTCGCATCGGAAGGGAAACTCACCGTCGCGCTCGACATCACCGTCACCGAGGAGCTGAAGGCCGAAGGGATGGCCCGCGAGTTGATCAACCGAATTCAGAACATCCGCAAGGATTCCGGATTCGAGGTCACCGACAAGATCCGCGTCGAGATCGAACGGAAGCCATTCGTCGTCGAGGCGATTGCGCAATTCGCAGACTACATCGCCTCCCAGACCCTCGCCGTCGAGGTCAAGGCCGCGGCAGAACCCGCCGGAACTTTCGTAGTCGAATCCGAAGTCGACGAAGAGCCTCTGCGGATTGCCGTTACGAAGATGTAG
- a CDS encoding ABC transporter ATP-binding protein, producing the protein MFKTYMRLLGFARPIKKYAIPYFFYSLLYALFNSLTFMLIIPILNTMFDANYSFEYVEKLPPVEFNQEYLTALFNFTYSHVFQEYDRQNVLLLLAIVAICISFLSNLFRYLGAWTMENMRTRTLQKMRNEMFSRVMDMNVGYFSDQRKGDIISKITSDVGVVQFCITNTLQVSFREPFLIIGYIVMMIAISWELAVFSVFFLPVVALLIGSIVKKLRHPARTNQQRMGEMVATLDESLAGIKVIKSYNATEYIKQKYYDISEDLARLTLSMARRQQLASPMSEFLGITAVGVILVFGGSLVAAGSLDPGGFIAFVAIFSQITRPVRTFIDQFANINQGIAAGERIFSIIDTKPEIQDKPDARELTGLKDKIEFRNVHFTYDGSREVIDGISFEIRRGQTVALVGPSGGGKSTLSELLPRFYDPTSGEILIDGVSLRDYSQESVRAHMSVVAQDTVLFNDTIENNIGMGRRGASHEEIVEAARVANADDFIRECPEGYDTNIGDRGTKLSGGQRQRLSIARAVLKNPDILILDEATSALDTESEKLVQDALNKLLKGRTSVVIAHRLSTIHNADQIIVVDHGRIAEQGTHTELMARNGIYAKLIEMQSFG; encoded by the coding sequence ATGTTCAAGACTTACATGCGGTTGTTGGGCTTCGCCCGGCCGATCAAGAAATACGCCATACCCTATTTCTTCTACTCGCTCCTCTACGCGCTGTTCAACTCCCTGACGTTCATGCTGATCATCCCGATCCTGAACACCATGTTCGACGCGAACTACTCCTTTGAGTATGTCGAAAAACTGCCTCCCGTGGAGTTCAACCAGGAGTACCTGACAGCCCTCTTCAACTTCACCTACTCCCACGTGTTCCAGGAGTACGATCGGCAGAACGTCCTCCTGCTCCTGGCCATCGTCGCCATCTGCATCAGCTTCCTGAGCAACCTCTTCCGCTACCTCGGTGCCTGGACCATGGAGAACATGCGCACCCGAACACTCCAGAAAATGCGCAACGAAATGTTCTCCCGCGTCATGGACATGAACGTCGGGTACTTCTCCGACCAGCGGAAAGGCGATATCATCTCCAAAATCACCTCCGACGTCGGAGTCGTCCAGTTCTGCATCACCAATACCCTCCAGGTCTCCTTCCGGGAGCCCTTCCTCATCATCGGTTACATCGTCATGATGATCGCCATCTCGTGGGAGCTCGCCGTATTCTCGGTGTTCTTCCTCCCCGTCGTGGCCCTGCTCATCGGCAGCATCGTCAAGAAACTCCGGCACCCCGCCCGCACCAACCAGCAGCGCATGGGCGAGATGGTCGCCACGCTCGACGAATCCCTCGCGGGTATCAAGGTCATCAAGAGCTACAACGCAACCGAATACATCAAGCAGAAATACTACGACATCAGCGAAGACCTCGCACGGCTCACCCTCTCGATGGCCCGCCGCCAGCAGCTCGCCTCGCCCATGAGCGAATTCCTCGGCATCACGGCCGTCGGCGTGATCCTCGTATTCGGAGGCTCGCTCGTCGCCGCCGGGTCGCTCGACCCCGGAGGGTTCATCGCCTTCGTGGCCATCTTCTCCCAGATCACACGCCCCGTGCGCACGTTCATCGACCAGTTCGCGAACATCAACCAGGGTATCGCCGCCGGGGAACGCATCTTCTCGATCATCGACACCAAACCCGAAATCCAGGACAAACCCGACGCCCGCGAACTTACCGGCCTCAAGGACAAGATCGAATTCCGCAACGTACACTTTACCTACGACGGTTCGCGCGAGGTGATCGACGGCATTTCGTTCGAGATCCGCCGCGGGCAGACCGTCGCGCTGGTCGGACCTTCGGGTGGCGGCAAGTCGACGCTCAGCGAGCTCCTGCCCCGCTTCTACGACCCCACGAGCGGCGAAATCCTCATCGACGGGGTCTCGCTGCGCGACTACTCGCAGGAGAGCGTCCGAGCACACATGAGCGTCGTGGCTCAGGATACCGTGCTCTTCAACGACACCATCGAGAACAACATCGGAATGGGTCGCCGCGGCGCTTCGCACGAAGAGATTGTCGAGGCCGCCCGCGTGGCCAATGCCGACGACTTCATCCGCGAATGCCCCGAAGGTTACGACACCAACATCGGCGACCGCGGGACAAAACTCTCCGGAGGCCAGCGCCAGCGCCTCTCGATCGCCCGCGCCGTGCTGAAGAATCCCGACATCCTGATTCTCGACGAGGCCACCTCGGCCCTCGACACCGAGAGCGAGAAACTCGTGCAGGATGCACTGAACAAGCTGCTCAAGGGCCGCACCTCGGTGGTCATCGCACACCGGCTGTCGACGATCCACAACGCCGACCAGATCATCGTCGTCGACCACGGCCGCATCGCCGAGCAGGGCACCCACACCGAGCTCATGGCCCGGAACGGCATCTACGCCAAACTCATCGAAATGCAGTCCTTCGGCTGA
- the rnhA gene encoding ribonuclease HI — protein MPSITIYTDGSALGNPGPGGYGAVLLSGPHRKELSQGFRLTTNNRMELMAVCVALEALRFEGSDVVIYSDSKYVVDAVSKGWVFGWVRKGFAGKKNPDLWMRFLRSYNRHHVRFVWVKGHADTVENNRCDQLAVAAANDRTRWLEDTGYTPE, from the coding sequence ATGCCATCCATCACCATTTATACCGACGGCTCGGCCCTCGGAAATCCCGGACCCGGAGGTTACGGCGCCGTGCTCCTCTCGGGCCCCCACCGCAAGGAGCTCTCGCAAGGTTTCCGCCTGACGACCAACAACCGCATGGAGCTCATGGCCGTCTGCGTCGCCCTCGAAGCACTCCGTTTCGAAGGTTCCGACGTCGTGATCTACTCCGACTCGAAATACGTCGTCGATGCCGTCTCGAAAGGCTGGGTGTTCGGCTGGGTGCGCAAGGGATTCGCCGGAAAGAAGAACCCCGACCTCTGGATGCGCTTCCTCCGCTCCTACAACCGGCACCACGTCCGCTTCGTCTGGGTCAAGGGTCACGCCGACACCGTCGAGAACAACCGTTGCGACCAGTTGGCCGTCGCCGCCGCCAACGACCGGACCCGCTGGCTCGAAGATACCGGATATACGCCGGAATAG